The genomic window TGGTCGGAGATGACCACCTCGACGACCTGCGGGGTGGCGCTCTTCACCTCGATCTCGAGCGCGCCGCCCCGTGGCATGGCCTGCACCCCGTTCAGAAGGACGTTCAAGAAGACCTGCTTCATCAACTCCTCGTCGACGCGCGCCCGCGGGAGGCCCGTGGCGTAGCGCTTGCGCAGCTCGATCTTCTGCTCGGCGGCCTTGCGCTCGATGAAGAAGAGGGCGTGATCGAGGAGCTCGGTGACCTCCACCGACGTCACGGCGGGCTTGAGGGGCCGCGCGAAGTCGAGGGCGCTCACGGCCGTCTGACTCATGCGCTCCATCTGGGCCAGGATCTTACCCAGGATGGGCTTGTTGGGGTCTTCCGCCGCGGCCTCCCGTTCGACCACCTTCAGCGCGCCGATGATCCCGGCCAGCTGGTTCTTGATCTCGTGGGCCACCGAGGTGAGGAGCTGACCGAGCGCCGCCAGCTTCTCGGATTGGGCCAGCTCCGCGCGGTGCTTGCGGTCCAGCTCGGTGGTCGCGCTCTGCAGACTGGCGGCCATGTCGTTCAGGCTCTGGCCGAGCCGACCGAGCTCGTCGGGCTGCGAACGCGGCAAGCGCACCGCGAGGTCCCCCTTGCGGATGCGGCCGACGGCCGACTCGAGGCGCTTGATCGGGCGGTGGACGAGCAGCAGGTGCACGCCCACGAGGAGCAGCGAGAGGACCGCGGCCAGGATCCCTCCCACGGCGAGGTTCAGCCGCTGTTGCTCGCGGACCTCCTCCTCGGCCTCCTCGATGGGGATGTCCACCCCCACGTACCCGAGCGGCCCCTTGTCGGCATGGCACCGGGCGCACGAGGGCTCGGTCACGACGGCCCGGACGCGACGGGCCCAGTGCCGGCCGCCGTAGAAGACCGTCTGGGCGGAGGCCACGCGATAGTTCGCGGAGGTGCCGCGCAGCCGGTCGTCGCAGGCCAGGGTCACGCGCCCGTCGGGAGTGGTCACGAAGGCCGACTTGTCGGCCGCCCCGCACAGGCGTTTGAGCAGCGGCACGACGTCGAGGTGACCGTGCTTCGTGCCGGTCCGCAGGGCCTCCTGCACCACGCCGGTGAAGCGTGTGGCGCGCCGGGCGGCGTCCTGTTCGTGGATGCCGGTGAAGAGGCGTCCGAGGACCGCGGTGGAGGCGAAGCTGAGCGCGAGCACGACGGCGATGGTGGGGAGCAGAACCTTCAGGATCAGGCTGCGGCGCACCCACCCGACGCCATGTGAGCTCCTCTTCACTGGGCCCGAGGTCCGAGCGGTGCCGACGTCACGTCGTGCAGGCTAGCACTTCGGGGCTCCATGGGCTCACCTCCATCCGCGGCCCTTGGGCAGGCGAGCTACGGCGCGGTCGTGTGGCAGGTCCCGCACTTGTTCGTGTAGGGGATCGGCATCATCTCGGCTCCCTTGCCCTCCGGCTTGATCGCCGTGCGGAGCGGCACCTGGAAGAGGTGGGAGCTGATGTCACCGGAGTAGTAGGTCACGCCCGCGATGGCGGCCTGCGCCCGTCCGGCCCCGGACTTGGCCGTGAGCGGCATGTGACAGTCGGTGCACCTGATGTCGCCCATGGCCGTGTTGGAGACCTTGTAGCTCGCCCAGTGGGCCTGCATGCGCTCGCCGACCGTGGCGCCCGCGGTGAACGTGGCGTCGTGGCAGCTCAGGCACTGCCCCTTGCCGGCGCTCACGCTGTCGAGCTTGCCGTCGAGCTGATGGGGCTCTTCGGTGACGCCGTGCGGATCGTGGCAGGACGAGCAGGCCAGGAGCTGCTTCTGGTTGCGGTATTTCTTGGTCTTCATGAAGTCCGAGGCCTGCTGATGGTGCTTCACCGACTGCTTGCCGTCCCCCTTCGTCGCGTCCCAGAGGCCGTCGTCGATCTTCGAGACGTAGTTGGTGAGGAAGTCCTTTCGGCTGGTTCCGGCGTGCATCATCATGCCGTCGGCGTTCATCGGCGTCTCGGTGTTGGCGCCGCCGATGCCGAGGGCCCGGGTGTGGCACTGCCCGCAGATGGCCACCTCGCGCTCCGGGGTGAGCAGGCGCGGGCTCACGATGGCCTTCGCCCCGCCGGCCTTGGCCCAGTGCTCGGAACCGGGGCCGTGGCAGTTCTCGCAGGAGATGTTGATCGCCTCGGGCTTGCCGTCCCCGTCGTAGTCCATCTCGCCCTTCGGGTCCGGTACGCCGTGGGCCTTGAAGCCGGCCGTGGCGTCACCCGTCAGCTTGAAGCCCGAGAAGTGGCAGCCGGCGCAGTTGTTGTCGAAGGACTTGGTCTTGGCCGGCGTCTTGAGCTGGGCCGTGGTCTTGGCCTCGTCGTACCAGTTCTGCGCGTTGTAGTGCTGCCAGACCCAGCGCGAGGCGGGGGTCCCCGTCTCGGTGGCCTGCCCCTCGAAGTTGAACTGGATCGGGAGCACGTAGCGGCTGCCGTCGGGGAGCTTGGCCAGGTAGCGCTGTTTATAGATGCCGCCGCCGTAGGTCATCTCCACCTCGTAGGTGGCCATCGGCTGGGTGGGGTCCTTCACGTTGACGAGGTCCACGAAGTACTTGCCCGCGCCGTTCGAATAGAGCCGCGCCTTGAAACTGATCCCCGTGCCCGGATCTTTCTCCGACACCTTGAAGTTGGGTGCGGCCGGCGTGCCCGTGCCGCCGTAGCCGTAGAAGTAGAGCCAGGTTCCGGCGACGGTGAACTTGGTCGCGAGGGCCCTGTTCCAGTCCGGGAAGCGGCTGCTGTCCTGCAGCGGGCCGGTCACGCCGACCTTGCGCAGGCCGAGCATGTGCAGCGTAGACAGCTCGTGCACCACGCCGTGGCAGGTCAGACAGACGGACGGTCCCACGTACTTGGCCTTCGCGCTCGGCTTGGTGGAGATCTGGATGTTCCACTGCTTGCCGACCAGGTCCTTCTGCTCTTGCGCCTTGCGGCAGAGGCTGCCGCCTGGCAGGTGCCCCGTGTCGGTGGCGTCCGGCAGGGCCACGACGAAGTACTTGCCCGCCGGGACAGAGGGGATGCGGTACACGCCGTCGGCGCTCGTGGTGGCCTGCGTGTAGCCGGCCCCCTTGGCGGCGATGGTGTCCTCGAGCGGCTCGTCGTTCGGGTCCGCCCGCACCGCGGCGATGTCGGAGCCGAGCGTCAAGGCCGCCGTTGGGATGTCCGTGGCTGGCACCAGGTAAACCTTCACCCCCTGCACCGGCTGGCGGGTGGTGTCGGTTACCACGCCCACGATGCCCGCGGCCTCGAGCGGCAGGCCGGTGAGGCCGGCCGCGCCCTGGCAATCCAGGACGTCGCACTTCTTGTCACCGTTCCGGTCCTCGGTGGCCGCGTCGCACGTGGCGTTCGCGTTGGTGTCCCAGCAGGCGACCGCGTCCTTGCCGGCCACGCCGTCCTTGCCGACCACGCCGTCCTTGCCGTCGACGCCGTTCGTGCCGTTCAGGCCGTCTTTGCCGGATGGCCCTTCGCAGCCGGTTCCGGCAAGCACCCCGATCAACATCACCGCTGCTAGTCGCGTCCACGAACTCATGGCGTCTCCTCCGCTGTTCAATCGGCTACGTGCGTGTTCCCCGCGACCACCGGGCGAGGCTCCTAGCGGGCTTTCAGAGCAACCGCCGTGCCACGTGATCACCGCGCGCACGATACCATCAAGTCCTGTGGTTGTCCCCAGTTAGCGGGTTACTTCGAGGGCCGGGGCGCACGGATCCGCGCAGCCTTTGCCCGGGGACTGCACGGATCCGCGCAACACCCCCGGGAGGGAGGGCCCGGTCTCAGAAGGTCTGGTTCTCGAAGTGGAGGAGCAGGAAGCGCGGGCTGCCCGTGGCGGCGCCGAGCACGATGGCCCCGTCCGCGTTGTCCCCGGCCTTGTTTCGATGGATGAGGTGGGCGCTGTCGGCCTTCGTGCCGCCCGAGCTCCGGGCGTAGACGGAGACCTTCTCGCCGAGCGTGATGCGGCTCGAGAGCTCCTGGATCAGTGCGTTCATCGCGTAGGGCGAAAACCCCGAGGTGCTGTGCACGTTCAGCGTGGTGGCGTAGTCGAGCGCGATCCCCGTGTGCCAGCCCTCGGACCAGGCCGGGCCGACCAGCGGGGCGCCGAGCTCGCGCAGGCGGACGTCGGGACTGACCCCGACCCAGTCGGAGCGCACGTTCACCACCATCCGGTAGGCGGCACCGTTCATCTTGACCTGCAGGATGAGATGGTCCGAGTTGACCTGCGCGCACTGGCGGTCGCTGGGCGTGACGATGGCCAGCACGGTCCCGTCCAGCCGTCCGAAGGCGTTGGTCAGGACGGCACCGAAGGTGGAGGCGCAGTCCTTGGCCTTGTTCACCCCGCCGCCGTCGCCCGTCGCGAGATCCCGGCGACCGGCATCGCGAGTCCCCTGATCGCGTCGGCCGTCGTCGCGTCCGGGGCCGTCCAGCCGTGGGCCCAGGTCCGAGGAGGGACCGAGCGCGTCCCAGGCGATGCCCGAGGCGTCCGGGCGGTCCTGGTCCTTCGTGCAGCCCGCCCCGACGGATGCGAGCGCGAAGAGTGCGGCGAGAGCGAGAGTCGATCGGCGGTTCACCTGCGCCTCCGTAGAGAGACGCGCAGTATACCGGGTCGGGCAATCCGCCGGCCACGGGTTCGTGGAATTGCGGTCGTGGAATCGCGCGCCGCGCGTGGCTACTCGTAGCCGTAGTCGGGGTCGTAGTCCGGGTTCCTCGGGTCGGGGCGCGCCTTCCCCTTCGGCTCGCCGGCGTCGGGGGTGGTCACCGACGCGCCGAAGTAGTGGAGCGCGGCCAGGCCCGCGGCGGACCCGGCAGGAGCGGCTACGAGGACGAGCCGCAGGGCGAGCGCGACGACGACCGGCAGGCGTCTGGGCGCGGCGAGTCCGCCCACGAGCAGCGCGGCTGGAGCCACCGCGAGGAGGGCGAAGCTGCCCGCGGGGAGCTCCCCGTACCCGAGCGCCACGGCCAGGTGTCCGACGAAACCGAGAGCGAAGCCGGGGGCGATCCCGCGCAGCCGTGGCGTCTCGGGGGCGGTAAAGCGCCAGGCACCGACCATCCCGACCCCGAGCACCGTCGCGATAGCTCCGAGGAGCTGGGCGGTGGAGGTGAGGCCGGAGAGGAGCACGCTCGCGCTCCCCACGCCGCCGAGGAGCAGAAGCCCCGCGCCGAGAGAGCCTCCGGGCTCGCGCGAGGCGCGGTGAGCGACCACCAGCCAGACGAACAGCATGGCCGCTGCGACGGCGCCGACCCACAGGCCGAAGTGCGTTCTGCTCCAGTTCTGCGGCGCGGCGAGCGGCACGAGGAGAAACCAGGCTGCCCCGGCGCTTCCGCCGACACGCAGCGCCCAGGTCACGAGCCGCGGGAGCGTCGGCGCCAGCGCCTCGAGCACCCCCACGGCCGAGCCGGCCGCGACGACGAGCGCGAGGCGGTGATTCGGCGAGCTACCCAGCAGGCCGCCGCCGGCCAGGTAGCTCGCGCCGAGATAGGCTAGGCCCAGGCCCGCCGGGAGGCCCCACCCGCCGCGGGGCCTCTCGTCGCGCCGGAAGGGCTGCCAGGCGAGGAGCAGGGCCAGAACCGCGACGACGGCCGGAACGACGACGCTCGCGAGAAAGGCCTGGCCGAGCATGGCGACCTCCGCGCGTGATGGGGGGCTACTGCTTGATCCCCTCGGTGGCGAGCGTGAGCGTGATCGTGTCCCCCACCACCTTGGGCACCCCCTTGACCTTGAAGTCGCTCAGCTTGACCGAGAAGGTGCCCTCGAAGGCGAGGCGCTCCTTGCCCCAGGGGTCCTTGCCCTGGCCGAGCTTGGTCAGCTTGACCGTCACGGACTTGGTCACGCCCGCCAGCACGAGGTCACCCGTGACGGCGTAGCCCTTGCCCGCCTTCTTCACCTTCGTGCTGGTGAAGGTGATCTTCGGATTCACCTTCACGTTCAGGAAGTCGGGGCTCTTGAGGTGCGTGTCGCGCTTCTTCTCGTTGGTGTAGACGCTGTCGGCGTCCACCTCGATCGTCACCGAGCTCTCCGCCGGCTTCTTCTCGTCGAGGCTGAACTTGCCGGTGACGTTCCGGAACATGCCGTAGACCACCCCGATGTCGAAGTGCGTGGCGCGGAAGAGCACCGTCGTGTGCGACGGGTCGAGCTGATAGCTGTCGGCGGCGTGGGCCTGCGTGGCGAGAAGGCCGGCGGCGCACGCGGTGAGGAGGGTGGCGCGAGAGGTTCGATGCGTTCTCATGGTCCTGGCTCCCTGGTCGGTTGGATTCTGCCTGCCCTAACCATGCGGGCGACAGGCCTCATTGACAATGGTTCGAGGCAGGACAAGACTGTTGCAGGAAACGCAACAATGGCCATCGACCAGCTTCGCCGCATGGGGATCTTCGGCACGGTGGTGGAGCTCCGGGGCTTCTCCGAGGCGGCCCGGAAGCTGGGCCTCACCCGATCCGCCGTGAGCCGGCAGGTCGCGCTGCTCGAGACGCAGCTCGGCGTGCGGCTCCTGCATCGCACGACGCGGACGCTTCGCCTGACCGAGGCGGGCGCCGGCTACTACGAGGCCTGCGCGCGCATTCTGGCCGAGGCGCGGGCGGCGGACGAGTCGGTGCGCCAGCTCCAGAGTCGGCCGACGGGCACGCTGCGCGTGACCGGCCCGGTGATCGGTCATCGGCTGATCGTTCCGCCCCTCCTCGCGTTCATGGCGCGCTATCCCGAGGTGAAGGTGGACGTCCTGCTCGACGACCACTACCTGAACCTGGTGGAGGAGGGGATCGACGTCGGGATCCGCATCGGGCTCACGGCCGACGTCAGCCTGGTGGCCCGCAAGGTGGCGCCCATTCGCTACGTGGTCTGCGCCACGCCGGGGTACCTGAAGCGGCGGGGCACGCCGAAGGAACCCCAGGACCTCGCGGGCCACGACTGGCTCATCTATAGCCTGCTCCCGTCGCCGCGCCGCCTCGTCTTCCACCGCGACGGGCGGCGCGTGACGGTGCGCGTGAACGGGCGCTTCACCACGAACGGGGGGCTCGCCGGCTGGGAGGCGCTGATGGCGGGGGCGGGGATTACGGCCATGCCGAGCTTCTATCTGGCGGACGAGCTGCGTGCGCGCCGGCTGCGCCCGCTCCTCGAGGAGTACGAGCTGAAGCCCTCGGCGCTCTACCTGGTCTACCCGCATCGGGAGCACCTGCCGACCAAGGTGCGCCTCTTCGTGGATTTCTACGCGCAGCAGGTGGCGACGCTGCTGCCCGCGACGTGACGAGGGTTGGTGCTGGGCCGGCCGTCGGGCGCTTACCGATGCCGCTTCATGCGCTCCAGCGCGCGCTTGAACTTCACGCACGGATCCTCGCGGTCGAGGCGCGTGGTGAACCAGACGAAGTCGAACGGGCGCGCGAGCTGAAGGAGCGGCTCGAGGCGCGTATCGGAGCTGGCCGGCAGCGCGTCCACCTCGAGAATACCCACCGCGATGGCCGTGGCCTGCCGGCGGCCCAGGTGCGCGAGGTGTAGCGGGACGCCCCGGTCGCGCCGCACGTGCCCGTTGCCGGCGATGAGGACCGCGCCGTGGGAGGTGGCGTGGGCGAGAAGCCGCTCGGCCAGGTGCCGGTCGCGCGCCGCCTGCATGGCCG from Deltaproteobacteria bacterium includes these protein-coding regions:
- a CDS encoding HAMP domain-containing protein, whose amino-acid sequence is MRRSLILKVLLPTIAVVLALSFASTAVLGRLFTGIHEQDAARRATRFTGVVQEALRTGTKHGHLDVVPLLKRLCGAADKSAFVTTPDGRVTLACDDRLRGTSANYRVASAQTVFYGGRHWARRVRAVVTEPSCARCHADKGPLGYVGVDIPIEEAEEEVREQQRLNLAVGGILAAVLSLLLVGVHLLLVHRPIKRLESAVGRIRKGDLAVRLPRSQPDELGRLGQSLNDMAASLQSATTELDRKHRAELAQSEKLAALGQLLTSVAHEIKNQLAGIIGALKVVEREAAAEDPNKPILGKILAQMERMSQTAVSALDFARPLKPAVTSVEVTELLDHALFFIERKAAEQKIELRKRYATGLPRARVDEELMKQVFLNVLLNGVQAMPRGGALEIEVKSATPQVVEVVISDQGLGILPENKERIFSPFFSTKAHGTGLGLYVARQIVETQRGEIQVESRPGQGTSFTIRLPTDGGSEEEGVHAAS
- a CDS encoding YceI family protein, whose amino-acid sequence is MRTHRTSRATLLTACAAGLLATQAHAADSYQLDPSHTTVLFRATHFDIGVVYGMFRNVTGKFSLDEKKPAESSVTIEVDADSVYTNEKKRDTHLKSPDFLNVKVNPKITFTSTKVKKAGKGYAVTGDLVLAGVTKSVTVKLTKLGQGKDPWGKERLAFEGTFSVKLSDFKVKGVPKVVGDTITLTLATEGIKQ
- a CDS encoding LysR family transcriptional regulator, whose amino-acid sequence is MAIDQLRRMGIFGTVVELRGFSEAARKLGLTRSAVSRQVALLETQLGVRLLHRTTRTLRLTEAGAGYYEACARILAEARAADESVRQLQSRPTGTLRVTGPVIGHRLIVPPLLAFMARYPEVKVDVLLDDHYLNLVEEGIDVGIRIGLTADVSLVARKVAPIRYVVCATPGYLKRRGTPKEPQDLAGHDWLIYSLLPSPRRLVFHRDGRRVTVRVNGRFTTNGGLAGWEALMAGAGITAMPSFYLADELRARRLRPLLEEYELKPSALYLVYPHREHLPTKVRLFVDFYAQQVATLLPAT